Part of the Bacillus andreraoultii genome is shown below.
TAACTTTTTAGCCAGTGTATTTAGACGGTGATTTTTCATGTCTGGATACAAAAATCTTGCTAGTTCTAATGTATCGATTGTTGGATCGATAAATTTACCACGGTTAATTTTTTGGTAACCGACATTTAAAAAACCTGTATCAAATGATGCATTGTGAGCAACGATAATAGAATCTCTAGACCATTCATAAAACTTTTCTAATACTTCCTCTGGTTCTGGTGCATCCTTTACCATGTCGTCAGTAATTCCTGTTAGCTCAATCGTAAAAGCTGATAACGGGTGGTGGGGATTTGCAAATGATTCAAATTTATCGATAACTTCTCCATTTTTTATTTTGACAGCTGCAAGTTCAATAATTTTATTGTATACAGCTGAGAGACCGGTTGTTTCAATATCAAAAACAACATATGTTTCATCAGATAAATGAAGATGTGCTGGATTATAGGCAATCGGTACACCATCATCGACAACATTTGCTTCAACACCATAAATGACTTTTATTCCATTCTTTTTTGCCGAGTTAAAGGCTTCAGGAAAAGATTGTGCAACGGCATGGTCTGTAATAGCAATTGCTTTATGACCCCATTTTGCTGCTTGTTTAATTAAATCACTTGCCGAAGTAACAGCATCCATTTGACTCATTGGGGTGTGAGCATGTAATTCAACTCTTTTTTCATTTTCTGGGGCACTGTCATATCGCTCTTTACCATTAATTTCATTAATATCATTCGCCATCATAACTAAATCGCGGACAAACGTATCATTTTGAATATTACCACGAACACGAACCCACATACCTTTTTTTAATCGATTTAGTTTTGCTGCATCTTCCTTATTGTCTTTTGAAAACATTTTTACGAGAATTGAATTTGTATAGTCTGTGAGTTTAAATTCAAGTAACGTTCTTCCACTTCGTAGTTGTTTTGTTTCACATTGAAAGACATAACCTTCGACTACCACTCGACGTTCTTCATCGGTAATTTCATTCAATGTACGATAATCTTGTTCTCCTTGGATTGGATAACCAATGATAAGAGGGCCATTATCTTCATCACCATCTGAAGTTACGTCTTCATCCCGTTTTTGAATTTCAATAACAGCTTGTTTTGCTCGTTCCTCATCTTCTTTTTGTCTGTCAAGAAGGAATTGCTGATACGATTCTTCTAAATGCTCGGTATGTTCCTCGACATCAAATTGTAAAGTAGGAAAACCTAACTGATAATATATATTTAAAATAAGATTTCCATACTTTCTTTTCAGTGTAAGGCATTCGGTGTTATTCCTTGCAGAAATGACTATTTTGTTTCCATTTACTTTTGGAATTTGTTCATGGAGTAAAGTAAGTAGAGCCGGGGACATCCCTTGTAATTGACTAATGCTATATTTCCAATATTGCTTAATCATCTCATCAGTAAATTGTTTGTCTTTTGTTTTAATAACAAACGAAATCTCTGCAATATGATGAAATGTTGACTTAATTTTTGCATTAAATTGTTCAAATAGTTGATAGGGTAAAATCGATTCTAGTAAAAAATGAAACTCCCATCTTCGCGATTTTCGCTCGATGATTAATTTTTCAATTTCTCCATTTTTTAAATATGGATAGTACTGATTTTCTACCATATCCATTTGTTGTAGAAGAAGCTGAAATCGCTCCTTTTTTCCAAGCTTCATATCACTCATGTTATTCCCCCCGTAACCGTAATTGATACGAGTTATCTTTATTACTACTTTAAAATCTAGCAGTGACAATTATAACATAAAATTAGAATTATTGTTCGATAAGTAAAGAAAACTCAAGATGCTAAAGCCTCTAGGCATTCAAAGAGACTAGAGTTCGCCGAAAAAGCTTTTTTCGGTTGCGATGTCATGCTGCTGAAGCCTTTCCTATTAGCTAAAGAAAGGTCTGCTCATAAATGATAAATGGCAGACCTTTCTTATTACAATTTATTTATAGATGTTTTTCCAGTTCCTCCAAAATTTGGTCAAGAGGCACTTCTTTCGTTTCACCTGTTTTTCTAACTTTTATTTCTACAATTCCTTCATTTATTTTTTTACCGACTACAATTCGAACAGGAATTCCAATTAAATCACTATCGGTAAATTTAACACCAGCACGTTCATTCCTATCATCTAATAAAACTTCATAACGAGCGTTTTTTAAATTTGCATATAACTTGTGACCGTTTTTCCATTGTTCTTCATCTTTCGTATTTACAATAATAACATGAGCATGGTAAGGTGCGACAGTAGTTGGCCATACTAATCCTCGATCATCGGCCATTTGTTCCGCAACAGCTGTAATTAATCTAGAAATACCTATTCCATAGCAACCCATAATCATCGTTTGGGTACGTCCGTTTTCATCTAAAATAACAGCATTCATCGCTTCACTATATCGCGTACCTAATTTAAATACATGGCCAACTTCAATCCCTTTTGCAAAAACAATCATTCCTTTACCATCTGGTGAAGGATCTCCTTCTTGAATAAAGCGAATATCTGCGTATTCATTAACTGAAAAATCACGTTCAGGATTTACATTAATATAATGCATTTCTGCTTCATTTGCTCCACATACACCATTAACGATTGACTTAACTGCATAATCGGCAATGATTTTAACATGTTCAATTCCAATTGGACCAACATTCCCAACTGAACAACCAAGTACATTTTCCGTTTGTTCAGGACTTGCTAGTTCTACAATTGATGCATTAAGTAAGTTTTTCACCTTTATATCGTTAACATCATGATCCCCGCGAACAAGGACAAGAACATTTTCACCATCTACATCAAAAAGTAAAGATTTTATTGTATCCTCTTTAGAGATTTGCAAGTGGCTAACTAGATCTTCAATTGTTTTATGCTCACCTGTATTAATTTTTTCGAGAGGTTTTTCTTGTTCATTCTTTTTCTCATATTGTGTTACTACCGCTGCCATTTCAATATTAGCAGCATAATCAGATTGAGTCGAATAAGCTATCGTATCTTCACCAATTTCTGATAAGACCATAAATTCATGCGTGTCTTTTCCACCAATTGAACCCGAATCTGCAATAACTGCTCGGAAATTAAGTCCAAGTCTTGTAAAAATATTTGTATAAGCTTGCACCATTTTATCATACGTTTCATCTAAACTTTCTTTACTAGTATGAAAGGAATAGGCATCTTTCATTACAAATTCTCTTCCCCGCAATAGTCCAAATCGAGGCCGCTTTTCATCGCGAAACTTTGTTTGTATTTGGTACAAAGTTAATGGTAAACGTTTATATGATTTTATTTCATCACGTACTAGACTTGTAATAACTTCTTCATGAGTTGGGCCAAGTGCAAACGAGCGATCATGCCGATCTTTCATTCTCATTAGTTCAGGTCCATAAGAATACCATCTAGCCGACTCTTCCCACAATTCAGATGGTTGAAGGGCCGGCATTAAAAGTTCAACTGCCCCAATGGCATCCATCTCTTCCCTTACTATATTCTCAATCTTTTGAAGAACCTTTTTTCCAAGTGGCAGATAAGAATAAATTCCACTTGCTACTTGACGGATATACCCAGCTCGTAGTAGTAATTGATGACTTTTTATTTCAGCATCTGCTGGTACTTCTCTTAACGTTGGTATAAATGTGTTACTTTGCTTCATCTCTTGCACCTCAGTAAATTTAGATTATTATTTTAAAAAAATTATAAGAAAAATCTTTGAATATCATTCCAAGTTACGACTAACATTAAAATCATTAATAATGCAAAACCGATAAAGTGAACGAACCCCTCTTTATTCTTATCAATCGGTTTACCTCGTAATGCCTCAATACCAAAGAATAATAACCTTCCCCCATCTAGTGCAGGGATTGGTAATAAATTCATAATTCCAAGGTTTATACTTAATAAAGCACCCCACCGTAATAAGTTGAAAATTCCAGATTGGGCTACCGCTTCAGTAGATGCATAAATCCCAACAGGTCCGGAAAAGGCATCTATTGTAAATCCACCTGAAACTAAATCACCAAGAATAATAAATATTTGTTTTGTCCAAAACCATGTTTCTGTAAATCCATAAGCAAACGCACCACCAATTGATTGATCCATTGGTTGGTATACACCAATTTTTCCTTCTCCATCGATATTTTTCGGAGTTACATCAATATCTAATATTTTTTGATTTCTTTCGATATGGAAAGTTAATGTTTTATCCGGATTTTTTTGAATAATTTCAACAATATCAATCCATGTTGATACTTCTGCTCCATCAATGGAGTGAATATAATCTCCTTCTTTTAATCCCGCATTCATCGCGGACCCATCTTTTGTAATTTGACCTAGCATTGGTTCGTTTGTCGGTACACCTTGAACAACACCAATTAATATAAAAACAATAATTGCTAAAATAAAATTAAAAAGAGGACCAGCAAAAATGGTAAGCGTACGTGCTAATAAAGATTTTGAAGAAAATTGCCGTTCTATAGGTGCAATTTGTGACTCAATACCATTTTCAACTAAGACTGCCTTCTCATCAATCTTAAATATACGGGAAATTTCTTCATCGCCTTCTTCAAAGCCTCGAATAAATAAATCCTTTTCAATATCCGCTTGCTCGATTTCAATCATTCGTGCGTCTGGATATTTATCCTTACGATTGATAATGATTTTTTGAACAACTTCATTTTCGTCTAAAATTAGTCCAACTCGCAACCCAGGTTTTAAATCAATAAGCTCTGGGTCCTCTCCTGCCATTCTCACATATCCCCCTAAAGGCAGTAATCGAATTGTATAAACAGTTTCATTCTTTTTATAAGCAAAAATCTTTGGTCCAAATCCGATTGCAAATTCGCGACATAAGATACCCGAACGCTTTGCAAAAATAAAATGACCTAATTCGTGAAAAAATACAAGCGCACCAAATAACAAAATAAAAGCTAGTACTGTTGAAAGTGTACTCACTTATCATACCACCCTTTGTAATTAGATATATTATATTTGCGATTGATGAATGTATTGTTCTACTTTGCTTCTCGTTTCTTCATCAACAGCAAGAATTGTGTCCAAATCAGGATTTGTAATTACCTCATGGTTTTCTAATGCCCATAAAACATAATCCTCAATTTGTAAAAAATTAATTTTTCTGTTTAAGAATGCATGGACACAAACCTCATTCGCAGCATTTAATACAACAGGTAGTGTTCCCCCAATCCTACCAGCCTCGTAAGCAAACTGTAAGCATCGGAAACGTTCAAAATCCATCTTACTAAAATGTAGTGTTCCTATTTCTTCTAATCTTAATCGTGGTGCCTTTGTTTGAAAGCGATTCGGATACGTTAGAGCATATTGAATGGGGATGCGCATATCGGGTGTTCCTAAATGTGCAATTATACTACCATCATGAAACTCAACCATCGAATGAACCGTGCTTTCATAATGGAGAAGTACATCGATTTTATCATATGGCTGATTAAATAACCAATGTGCTTCAATTACCTCCAGTCCTTTATTCATCATCGTTGCAGAATCAATTGTAATTTTTGCTCCCATTGACCAATTCGGATGATTTAAGGCATCTTCAATCGTAACATGTTGTAATTCTTCTCTATTGAGATGGCGAAAACTTCCGCCTGAAGCTGTAATAATCAGTCTTTCGAGATCCTTTGCTTGCTCCCCATGTATACATTGAAAAATTGCGGAATGTTCACTATCGACAGGTATAATAGAGACGTTCTTCTTTTGTGCCTCTTCCATTACTAAATGCCCAGCAGTTACAAGTGTTTCTTTATTTGCGAGTGCGATTGTTTTTCCGGATTTAATTGCATTTAATGTAGGCACTAACCCAATACTGCCTAAAATGGCATTGACTAAAATGTGAGCATCTGGATATGTAGCAACTTCTATTAACCCTTCATCCCCATAAGTAGTATGTATATATGGAAATTCATTTTTTAAAGTAACTGCATCTTCTTTACTATGAACGGATACGAATTTAGGTTTAAATTCTTTTATAATATCTCTTGTTGAATCAATGTTTTTACCAACTGCTATTGCAACAAGTTGAAACTCATGTTTGTTTGAACGAATAACATCTAAAGTTTGTTTACCAATTGAACCTGTTGCACCTAATAAACTTATACATTTCAAGGAAAGTTCACCTCTATGTTTGTGTTAAATATACAATAACTTTTCGACTTACAATAATTGTAAAAAATTTAACAGTGGCATCACAAACAACCAACTATCTACTCGATCCAGCATACCACCGTGCCCCGGTAAGATTTTCCCTGAATCTTTAACATTATAAAAACGTTTCAAGCCAGATTCAACTAAATCACCGAATTGTCCAAAGATAGATAAAACAATCGAGGTAATTAAAATTTCAACAAACTCGAAACTTTCTTGAATATCACTTAGAAAATAAAATAATAAAGCAACGACAACTGCACTAACAATGCCTCCAATAGAGCCTTCAATCGTTTTATTCGGGCTAATATGAGGAGCGAGTTTTCTTTTACCAACAGCCCGTCCGACAAAATATGCTCCAGAGTCTGTCGCCCAAATTAAAAATAATGCAAAAAAGAATAATAATACTCCACCAATATTCCTTGTTTCAATTATATAGTAAAATCCAATTCCTATGTATAAAATTGCAAGAACACAAAATCCAATCGTGTCAAAGCTGAAACTATTTTTACTAACAAATGAATAACAAAGGAATAGTAACACACCGAAAAAGAATAGGGCTATTTTAGCATCTAGTTCAATTCCATTAAAAAAATAAACATCATTTGTAGGTAGTAAGAAAACCCATAATAAAATAGTTGAAATAATTCCGGCAAAAGAATTAAATTTAATTTTTTTCATACGGAAAATTTCAAATAAACATAATGTAGCCATCATATAGATTAAAATTATGAAAGGTATACCACCAATAAATACGATAGGTATAAAAATTAATGCAGCGATTATTGCTGTAATTATTCTTTGACTCATTTTTTACCTCACCTTATATTCCGCCAAATCGACGGGAACGTTTTTGATATTGCTCAATCGCATCTAAGAATTGATCTTCCTTAAAATCTGGCCATAAGCAATCAGTAAACCAAAGTTCCGTGTATGCTAATTGCCATAACATAAAATTACTGAGCCGAATTTCACCACTCGTACGTATTAACAAATCAGGGTCATTTATTCCCTTCGTCATTAAATAACTTGATAATAACTCCTCCGTAATATCGTTTACTTGAACTTTCCCTTCATCGTGATCTTGTACGATGTTTTTTATTGCTGTAATAATTTCAGTCCGACTTCCATAGTTTAACGCAAAATTTAATACCATCCCTGTATTATTTTTTGTATCTTCCACTGCTTGTTCAACAACACGTAAAGTATGGGTCGGTATTTTATTACGATCACCAATAATTTGAACACGTACATTATTTTCAATCAGTTCAGGTAAATATATATCCAAAAATTCTGCAGGGAGTTTCATTAAGTAATCAACTTCAGTTTTTGGACGCTTCCAATTTTCGGTTGAAAATGCAAACAAAGTTAAAACTTTTACACCTATATTGTTTGCTAATATCGCAACTTTACGTACTACTTTCATCCCTTCATGGTGGCCGGCAACACGTGGTAATGCACGACTTTTTGCCCATCGCCCATTCCCATCCATGATAATAGCAACATGACTAGGAATCTCATGACTTTGCACATCTTTAATTCGATCTGCTAAAGTTTCCGGTATAGGTGTTTGTTTATTAAAAAGTTTTTTATAAAACATGATACATCCTCCATTTTCCTCGATAGAGAATTGATTAGGTCAATCAAATCATCATTAATAAAATGAATTCTTGTTGTTATTAGTAACGGAACATTCCACGTTTAGGTCAGCTAATATTTTCCAAAATACCATATCTATCTTATTATATAAGAAAATGGATAAAGAAAAAACCCCAGATTCGGGGTTTCATGTGAAATCATAAAATTCGCGTCAATTTTCCGATTAGACTTCTAGAATTTCTTTTTCTTTTTCTTTTGTTAACTGGTCAATTTTAGCGATATACTCATCAGTTAGTTTTTGAACGTCGTCTGTATAACCTCTTAGTTCATCTTCAGTTATTTCCTTGTTTTTTTCTTGTTTCTTCAAGTCATCATTTACATCCCGACGGATATTTCTTATAGCGATTTTAGCTTCTTCTGACTCTTTTCTTACAACTTTAACCAATTCTTTACGTCTTTCTTCTGTCAAAGCAGGAATCATAATTCTAATTAAAGAGCCGTCACTAGTCGGATTTAGTCCTAAATCCGATTTCATTATTGCTCTTTCAATTTCACTAACAATTGACTTATCATACGGTTGAATCACTAACATCCGTGCTTCAGGAACTGAAATGGATGCTAATTGATTAATTGGAGTAGGTGCACCGTAATATTCAACAACAATTTTATCGAGTAAAGAAGCATTGGCACGTCCAGCTCGAATAGATGCAAGCTCTCTTGTATAGGCTCCTATAGCTTTAGTCATTCGATCTTTGGCATCATTGATTACTTGGTTAGCCATAAATTATTTCCCCCTCACAATGGTTCCAATATTTTCACCTAATATGACACGTTTAATATTTCCTTCTTCCATAATTGAGAATACTATAAGTGGAATATCATTGTCCATACATAACGATGAAGCTGTGGAATCCATTACTTGTAATCCATTTTTTATGACATCTAAATAAGAAAGTTCTGTATACTTCGTTGCATTCTCATCCTTTAACGGGTCAGCAGAGTATACTCCATCAACATTATTTTTGGCCATTAAAATTACTTCCGCTTCAATCTCTGCAGCTCTTAAAGCCGCTGTAGTATCGGTTGAAAAGTATGGGTTACCCGTACCTGCTGCAAAAATAACAACTCGTTTCTTCTCCAAGTGACGAATTGCACGTCTACGAATATATGGCTCCGCAACTTGACGCATGTCAATTGATGTTTGTACCCTAGTTTCAATTCCAAGTTGTTCCAAACTATCTTGTAGTGCTAAAGAATTCATCACTGTTGCAAGCATTCCCATATAGTCAGCAGTTGCACGATCCATTCCCATCTCACTACCTATTTTTCCACGCCAAATATTGCCGCCCCCAACAACTACAGCCACTTCTACTCCTAATTCAGCAACTTCTTTCACTTGATTAGCTACAGATTTAATAATCGTAGGATTAATTCCAAATCCTACCTCACCAGCTAACGCTTCACCACTCAATTTAAGAACTACACGTTTATACTTTGGATTTGTCATATAGACCCCCGCTATGTAGATTTTATTTAGCCACGGCTAACTATTACGAATATATAAAATATAATAATTTTAAAGTTATGAACATTATTCTTTTCGTACTTATTTTAAATAAATGTGACTATATATTAGCTCTTCTTTAAAAAGGTTGACATGCAGCAGGATAGAAAAAATCCTTTACAAAGTCAACCTTTCCATAATTACTTATTTCTTCATTTGATTCATTACTTCTTCAGCAAAGTTTTCTTGACGTTTTTCTAGTCCTTCGCCAACTTCGTAACGAACTAATTCTTTTACAGTTGCGTTATTAGATTTTACAAACTGACCAACTTTAACATCAGGATTCTTAACAAAATCTTGTTCTAAAAGACAAATATCTCCATAAAATTTATTTAAACGGCCAATAACCATTTTTTCTACGATATTTTCTGGTTTACCTTCATTTAATGCTTGTTGTTTTAAGACTTCTTTTTCATGTTCAACTTCTTCAGCTGGAACTTGTTCACGACTTACATATTTAGGATTTAATGCAGCTGCATGCATGGCAACATCTTTTGCAATAGACTCATCTGTTGTTCCTTCAAGTACAGTTAGAACCGAAATACGTCCACCTAAATGTTGGTAGGCACCAAAAACATCTTGGTCACCTTTTGAAAGGATAGAAAAACGCCGTAAATTGATTTTTTCACCGATTTTTGCAACTGCGGAATTAATAAATTCACTTAAAGATTCACCGTTTGGCATTTTTTGTTCTAATGCTTCCTCAACAGTTTCTGGCTTGCTGTTTAATAATTGTTTCGCAATATCTTGTACTAAGTTTAAAAATTGTTCGTTTTTTGCAACGAAGTCTGTTTCAGCATTCACTTCTAAGATTACTGCTTGATTTCCTTCAGTTAATATAGATGTAATCCCTTCAGCTGCAATACGGTCAGCTTTTTTTGCTGCTTTTGCAATACCCTTTTCACGAAGAAGGTCGATTGCTTTTTCCATATCACCATCTGTTTCAGTTAATGCCTTTTTGCAGTCCATCATTCCTGCACCAGTTTTTTCACGTAATTCTTTTACCATTTGAGCAGTTATTGCCATTGGATTTTCCTCCTTAGAAAAAAATTATTATGTATTCCTATTTTTTCTGAAAAAAAGGTGATAAGGGCTTTCCCTCTTATCACCTTAATCGTTCATCCCTTACTCAGCAGGTGCTACTTCAACAACTGCTTCTTCTTCACCTTGTTTAGCTTCCATGATAGCATCTGCCATTTTACCAGTTAATAGTTTAACAGCACGGATTGCATCATCATTTGCTGGAATCACGTAATCAATTTCATCAGGATCGCAGTTTGTATCAACAATACCAACGATTGGAATGTTTAATTTACGTGCTTCTTGAACAGCAATACGTTCTTTGCGTGGGTCAATGACGAACAATGCATCAGGTAATACTTTCATATCTTTAATTCCACCAAGGAATTTTTCTAATTTTTCTTGTTCTTTCTTTAATTGACCTACTTCTTTTTTAGGAAGTACATCGAATGTACCGTCTTCAGCCATTTTTTCAAGGTTTTTCAAACGTTGAATCCGTTTTTGGATTGTTTCAAAGTTTGTTAATGTTCCACCTAACCAACGGTGATTAACATAGTACATACCTACACGTTCTGCTTCTTCTTTTACAGATTCTTGTGCTTGTTTTTTTGTACCAACAAATAGAATTTTACCGCCGTCACCAGCAACTTCTTTAATGAAGTTATAGGCTTCTTCTACTTTTTTTACAGTTTTTTGAAGATCAATAATATAAATTCCGTTTCTTTCTTGGAAAATATATTTCTTCATTTTAGGGTTCCAACGACGAGTTTGGTGTCCAAAGTGTACACCAGCTTCAAGCAATTGCTTCATTGATAATACTGACATTATAATTTCCTCCTAAGTGGTTTTGTATTCTCCTCCGTTCACTTCTTCTTTAAACAGGACTGGTTTATCAGCACCACTGTTTAAATCCATGAACGTGTGTATTCACACCAGTAAATAATATATCATAACAATTTTAATCAAGCAAGCTAATGAATAAAAGAAATTTTGTCATTTATACTTTTACATATCATTATTTGTTCATATGAATTTTATTATTCCTTTTGAAGACTAGGAGAGAACTTTATTATTAGCTCTACTTCCGTTTTTCCTTTATTTAAGGACTTTGCGATTTCCTCAATCGAATAACCATCATCTAGTAATCGTTTAATTTCATTTATTTCCTCATCATACTCATTTTTCACGTCTTTTATAGGTACGTTGGTTTCGTTATGAACTTGGTTAGTAATCGTTTTATATTCTTTCAAACCGTCATAGTTTGGCAAATTTTCAATTTCTAAATGTATATCCTGTATGGATTGATCCCGATTATCGTTATTTATTTGTTCATTAACATCGAGTTTAGCTTCATTTAATTTATTTAGTTGCATTAGTTCTAAGTTTTTTAGAAACGTATCGTTCTCTTCCCTTATTTCAATTAAAAATGAAGTTATACTTTCTTCTAAATCATTTTGTAATTGATTATACTTTTGTTCTAAACTAAAAAGTCGATTTTGACGAATAAATAAAATGATAACAGTAAATAAGGAAAGTAAAGATATGATTAAAGTAAAAACTAATAAAATACCCAATTTTATACTCCTTATCCTTGATAGTCTATAAAGTGACCTTTAAAAGGATGGTAACTATTTTCATCACATTTATTTTCAATTTCTTCATTTTTAGCTAACTCCTGTGATTGTGGGTTGGAGCTGTCCATTTTCCATTCAGTATGGTATAGTCCATCATTTTCTGTTACAGTTTTTCTATTTTTCTCTATTTCTTTCTGAACTGTGAGACTTGCCTGTGCATTCATTACTTGCGGACGGTCATGAAATTCACTTTGCAATTTTCCGGCATCGATTGTTCGTGGAATGGCAATTTGCATTTCAACAGCTTTTAAACTCATTTGGACTCCCGCCTTTTTTACTGATTATTCATTTGTCAAATAATCTTTTAGCTTTTGAATTGCTTTTGAATGAATTTGTGAGATTCTTGATGTAGATCGTTCTAATATATGCCCGATTTCAGTGAAAGTTAAATCTTCCTTATAAAATAAGTTTAGCACAAGTTGCTCATTACGAGACAACTTTGCAATTGCCTCCTGAAGTTCTTTTATCTTTTCTGAATATAATAAACTTTCCTCTGGTGTTTTTACTTTTTCATCTCGTAATACAAAGGATTGTGGTTCTTGCGCTTCTGCTTTTTGATTCGTATGATCATCAATTGATAGTATGTTAGCAAGATAACTCTCACCTAGTAGGGAATTAACTTCATCTAGTGGTAGATTTGTTTCTTCTGCAATTTCCTCTGGTGTGACATTACGCAAATATTTTTGTTCTAGAGTCAATATGATTTGATCAAGTTTCTTCATTTTTTCTCTAGTTTTTCGCGGTAACCAATCTTCTTTCCTTAGTCCATCTAAAATTGCACCCCGAATTCGAAACGATGCATAAGTTTCAAATTTCAATTCCCTTGATGGATCATATTTTTCTAACGCCTCGTATAAACCCGAAAA
Proteins encoded:
- a CDS encoding proline--tRNA ligase, which codes for MKQSNTFIPTLREVPADAEIKSHQLLLRAGYIRQVASGIYSYLPLGKKVLQKIENIVREEMDAIGAVELLMPALQPSELWEESARWYSYGPELMRMKDRHDRSFALGPTHEEVITSLVRDEIKSYKRLPLTLYQIQTKFRDEKRPRFGLLRGREFVMKDAYSFHTSKESLDETYDKMVQAYTNIFTRLGLNFRAVIADSGSIGGKDTHEFMVLSEIGEDTIAYSTQSDYAANIEMAAVVTQYEKKNEQEKPLEKINTGEHKTIEDLVSHLQISKEDTIKSLLFDVDGENVLVLVRGDHDVNDIKVKNLLNASIVELASPEQTENVLGCSVGNVGPIGIEHVKIIADYAVKSIVNGVCGANEAEMHYINVNPERDFSVNEYADIRFIQEGDPSPDGKGMIVFAKGIEVGHVFKLGTRYSEAMNAVILDENGRTQTMIMGCYGIGISRLITAVAEQMADDRGLVWPTTVAPYHAHVIIVNTKDEEQWKNGHKLYANLKNARYEVLLDDRNERAGVKFTDSDLIGIPVRIVVGKKINEGIVEIKVRKTGETKEVPLDQILEELEKHL
- the rseP gene encoding RIP metalloprotease RseP, which translates into the protein MSTLSTVLAFILLFGALVFFHELGHFIFAKRSGILCREFAIGFGPKIFAYKKNETVYTIRLLPLGGYVRMAGEDPELIDLKPGLRVGLILDENEVVQKIIINRKDKYPDARMIEIEQADIEKDLFIRGFEEGDEEISRIFKIDEKAVLVENGIESQIAPIERQFSSKSLLARTLTIFAGPLFNFILAIIVFILIGVVQGVPTNEPMLGQITKDGSAMNAGLKEGDYIHSIDGAEVSTWIDIVEIIQKNPDKTLTFHIERNQKILDIDVTPKNIDGEGKIGVYQPMDQSIGGAFAYGFTETWFWTKQIFIILGDLVSGGFTIDAFSGPVGIYASTEAVAQSGIFNLLRWGALLSINLGIMNLLPIPALDGGRLLFFGIEALRGKPIDKNKEGFVHFIGFALLMILMLVVTWNDIQRFFL
- the dxr gene encoding 1-deoxy-D-xylulose-5-phosphate reductoisomerase produces the protein MKCISLLGATGSIGKQTLDVIRSNKHEFQLVAIAVGKNIDSTRDIIKEFKPKFVSVHSKEDAVTLKNEFPYIHTTYGDEGLIEVATYPDAHILVNAILGSIGLVPTLNAIKSGKTIALANKETLVTAGHLVMEEAQKKNVSIIPVDSEHSAIFQCIHGEQAKDLERLIITASGGSFRHLNREELQHVTIEDALNHPNWSMGAKITIDSATMMNKGLEVIEAHWLFNQPYDKIDVLLHYESTVHSMVEFHDGSIIAHLGTPDMRIPIQYALTYPNRFQTKAPRLRLEEIGTLHFSKMDFERFRCLQFAYEAGRIGGTLPVVLNAANEVCVHAFLNRKINFLQIEDYVLWALENHEVITNPDLDTILAVDEETRSKVEQYIHQSQI
- a CDS encoding phosphatidate cytidylyltransferase; the protein is MSQRIITAIIAALIFIPIVFIGGIPFIILIYMMATLCLFEIFRMKKIKFNSFAGIISTILLWVFLLPTNDVYFFNGIELDAKIALFFFGVLLFLCYSFVSKNSFSFDTIGFCVLAILYIGIGFYYIIETRNIGGVLLFFFALFLIWATDSGAYFVGRAVGKRKLAPHISPNKTIEGSIGGIVSAVVVALLFYFLSDIQESFEFVEILITSIVLSIFGQFGDLVESGLKRFYNVKDSGKILPGHGGMLDRVDSWLFVMPLLNFLQLL
- a CDS encoding isoprenyl transferase, which produces MFYKKLFNKQTPIPETLADRIKDVQSHEIPSHVAIIMDGNGRWAKSRALPRVAGHHEGMKVVRKVAILANNIGVKVLTLFAFSTENWKRPKTEVDYLMKLPAEFLDIYLPELIENNVRVQIIGDRNKIPTHTLRVVEQAVEDTKNNTGMVLNFALNYGSRTEIITAIKNIVQDHDEGKVQVNDITEELLSSYLMTKGINDPDLLIRTSGEIRLSNFMLWQLAYTELWFTDCLWPDFKEDQFLDAIEQYQKRSRRFGGI
- the frr gene encoding ribosome recycling factor, encoding MANQVINDAKDRMTKAIGAYTRELASIRAGRANASLLDKIVVEYYGAPTPINQLASISVPEARMLVIQPYDKSIVSEIERAIMKSDLGLNPTSDGSLIRIMIPALTEERRKELVKVVRKESEEAKIAIRNIRRDVNDDLKKQEKNKEITEDELRGYTDDVQKLTDEYIAKIDQLTKEKEKEILEV
- the pyrH gene encoding UMP kinase; protein product: MTNPKYKRVVLKLSGEALAGEVGFGINPTIIKSVANQVKEVAELGVEVAVVVGGGNIWRGKIGSEMGMDRATADYMGMLATVMNSLALQDSLEQLGIETRVQTSIDMRQVAEPYIRRRAIRHLEKKRVVIFAAGTGNPYFSTDTTAALRAAEIEAEVILMAKNNVDGVYSADPLKDENATKYTELSYLDVIKNGLQVMDSTASSLCMDNDIPLIVFSIMEEGNIKRVILGENIGTIVRGK
- the tsf gene encoding translation elongation factor Ts; translation: MAITAQMVKELREKTGAGMMDCKKALTETDGDMEKAIDLLREKGIAKAAKKADRIAAEGITSILTEGNQAVILEVNAETDFVAKNEQFLNLVQDIAKQLLNSKPETVEEALEQKMPNGESLSEFINSAVAKIGEKINLRRFSILSKGDQDVFGAYQHLGGRISVLTVLEGTTDESIAKDVAMHAAALNPKYVSREQVPAEEVEHEKEVLKQQALNEGKPENIVEKMVIGRLNKFYGDICLLEQDFVKNPDVKVGQFVKSNNATVKELVRYEVGEGLEKRQENFAEEVMNQMKK